In one window of Porites lutea chromosome 8, jaPorLute2.1, whole genome shotgun sequence DNA:
- the LOC140945186 gene encoding uncharacterized protein — translation MSHTAAERKHVTYSCSSLPKLQLKKFDGDPLQWPDWPSMFKSIVHDADLSLNGKMQHLQNSVVGRAKSAVEGYGYSGDSYYEALKELETRFGKPSLAVNVTLDRLRKTSRIQNDRPHEVGTYQMLCQLLFGSLKVDKLSPDFQVKWKDHVRTSNLHQPNLEDFCSWLKGQADIYDDCFKFPFRGRYGGAGEKHNTFFGNLSSRNKQAKPCLMGDGQQHNLSACPKFKALSVEERLSEVQKHKLCFCCLRSGHWLTTCGNLKPCGVNGCTRRHNALLHSSRNVTHDGNNETAASTNQTATEAVTPSTEHSSASHKSSSDSVLLQVVPVILDVPEIIVPLETRCGPKGSPVGVRTKLGWTVTGRLPGYIEDGESVYKVHMATPDEVLHETVKTWWRTENFGCRYDCDVQRSVEDEKVLKFLSERTHEVPLLWKDENIQLCDNCVVAIHRLGLLENRLDPELGEAYKKTIDTDLEKGYIKRLTKEETVDQAKRTWYLPHHPVLNPNKPGRVRRVCDAAAKYQGSSLNSHLVSGPDLLNNLVGIFMRFREEKVALSGDIEAMFNQVAVPPEDQAALRFLWRQSPESKIEVYQYLRHIFGANCAPTCSNYALLRTAEDSGPQYPFAARAVKRNFYMDDFFKSVKTTSDALELQQQLVVMLKRAGFNLTKWVSNVKEVIERIPDQKEPPPSRCWFPGSIPGESEAPPSTSVAIWIGWDETPPSEFLLEWSKWQKELDSLSEFLVPRFYRHVSDSPTVIQLHVFGDASEQAFCSVAYFRYSYANGSVKCAFVTAKTRVAPNKPLSNTRLELQAAVLSARLSTVVIKEHDYRIDSTYLWSDSSTVFQWIRGESKRHPAFTANRVGEILDTTETSQWNHCPSGALNPADDGSRGLPVTAITSESRWLNGPVFLTLSEEKWPKGNSKLESFSQQKQETSAYSASQAQTSKEEFISLTKYSSLTRLLRVTAYSFRFVYNCRCRRTDRQSGRLLVAELERAQKFWIGNAQVKSFPQEKPAGISQE, via the exons ATGTCTCATACTGCTGCTGAGAGGAAACATGTTACTTATAGCTGTTCAAGTCTTCCTAAGCTACAGCTCAAGAAATTTGATGGTGACCCCTTGCAATGGCCTGATTGGCCATCGATGTTTAAATCAATTGTTCATGATGCTGATTTGTCTTTGAATGGAAAGATGCAACACCTTCAGAACTCTGTGGTTGGTAGAGCGAAGTCTGCAGTTGAAGGGTATGGTTACAGTGGGGATTCTTACTATGAAGCATTGAAAGAATTGGAAACTAGATTTGGAAAACCCTCACTTGCTGTAAACGTTACACTCGACAGATTGAGAAAGACATCACGAATACAGAATGACAGACCGCATGAAGTAGGAACTTATCAGATGTTGTGTCAACTACTGTTTGGATCTTTAAAAG TGGATAAACTATCCCCAGATTTCCAAGTGAAGTGGAAGGACCATGTGAGAACAAGCAATTTACATCAACCAAACCTGGAGGACTTTTGTAGCTGGCTAAAGGGCCAGGCGGATATTTATGATGACTGCTTCAAGTTCCCATTCAGAGGCCGCTATGGAGGTGCTGGTGAAAAGCACAATACCTTCTTTGGTAACCTCTCATCACgtaacaaacaagcaaaacctTGTTTAATGGGAGATGGACAGCAGCATAACCTGTCAGCTTGCCCTAAGTTTAAAGCCTTAAGTGTGGAAGAACGCCTCAGTGAAGTTCAAAAACATAAGCTGTGTTTTTGCTGCCTCCGATCTGGTCATTGGCTTACCACTTGTGGGAACTTGAAACCGTGTGGAGTGAATGGGTGTACTCGAAGACACAATGCATTACTGCACTCATCAAGAAATGTAACACATGATGGGAACAATGAAACAGCTGCATCAACTAACCAAACAGCAACAGAAGCAGTTACCCCATCCACCGAGCATTCTAGTGCATCTCATAAGAGTAGTAGTGACTCTGTTTTATTACAAGTTGTGCCTGTTATCCT TGATGTCCCAGAAATTATTGTACCTCTTGAGACTCGATGTGGACCCAAAGGTTCTCCTGTTGGTGTTCGCACTAAATTGGGGTGGACTGTTACTGGTCGTCTACCTGGTTATATTGAAGACGGTGAATCTGTTTACAAGGTTCATATGGCAACCCCTGATGAAGTGCTTCATGAAACAGTCAAAACTTGGTGGCGGACCGAGAACTTTGGATGTCGATATGACTGTGATGTGCAGCGTTCTGTCGAAGATGAAAAGGTGTTGAAGTTCCTGAGTGAGCGGACGCATGAG GTTCCGCTGCTTTGGAAGGACGAAAACATCCAACTTTGTGACAATTGTGTTGTGGCTATTCACCGACTTGGTCTTCTAGAGAATAGACTTGATCCTGAGTTGGGCGAAGCCTACAAGAAAACCATTGACACAGACCTAGAAAAAGGGTACATCAAGAGACTCACCAAAGAGGAAACTGTTGACCAAGCAAAGCGTACGTGGTACCTCCCTCACCATCCCGTACTTAACCCTAATAAACCTGGAAGGGTCAGACGTGTATGTGATGCAGCTGCTAAGTATCAAGGGTCTTCATTGAACAGTCACCTTGTAAGTGGACCTGACTTGTTGAACAATCTTGTTGGAATCTTCATGCGATTCAGAGAAGAAAAAGTTGCCCTTTCTGGAGACATAGAGGCAATGTTTAACCAAGTTGCTGTCCCACCAGAGGATCAAGCTGCCCTCCGTTTTCTGTGGAGGCAATCACCGGAGTCTAAAATTGAAGTCTATCAGTACCTGCGACATATCTTTGGGGCTAATTGTGCACCAACGTGTTCTAATTATGCCCTTTTAAGGACGGCAGAGGACAGTGGACCGCAGTACCCTTTTGCTGCTCGTGCTGTTAAGCGCAATTTTTATATGGATGATTTCTTTAAGTCTGTAAAGACGACAAGTGACGCACTTGAACTGCAACAGCAGCTTGTTGTGATGCTAAAGCGTGCTGGGTTTAACTTGACCAAGTGGGTTTCGAACGTGAAAGAGGTGATAGAACGTATACCAGATCAGAAAGAGCCCCCTCCATCAAGGTG TTGGTTTCCTGGCTCCATTCCTGGTGAGAGCGAAGCGCCTCCTTCAACAAGTGTGGCAATTTGGATTGGCTGGGATGAAACCCCTCCATCAGAGTTCCTCTTAGAGTGGTCCAAATGGCAGAAAGAGCTGGATAGTCTATCAGAATTCTTGGTTCCTCGATTTTACCGTCATGTTTCAGACAGTCCCACCGTTATCCAGCTTCATGTGTTTGGTGATGCAAGTGAACAAGCATTCTGTTCTGTAGCCTATTTCAGATACAGTTATGCCAATGGTTCTGTCAAGTGTGCCTTTGTAACAGCTAAGACGCGTGTAGCTCCCAACAAACCTTTGAGCAACACTAGACTAGAGCTGCAAGCTGCAGTTTTAAGTGCAAGGTTATCTACTGTGGTAATCAAGGAACATGATTACAGGATAGACTCTACCTACCTGTGGAGTGATAGTAGCACTGTGTTTCAGTGGATTCGTGGTGAATCCAAGCGACACCCCGCCTTCACTGCGAACCGAGTTGGGGAGATTCTGGACACAACTGAAACAAGCCAATGGAATCATTGCCCTTCTGGTGCTCTTAACCCAGCAGACGATGGTAGCAGAGGACTTCCAGTCACAGCTATCACATCAGAGAGTAGATGGTTGAATGGTCCTGTGTTTTTAACCCTTTCTGAAGAAAAGTGGCCTAAGGGAAATTCAAAGCTTGAATCCTTCAGCCAGCAGAAACAAGAGACCTCAGCGTACAGTGCATCGCAAGCTCAAACTTCAAAAGAAGAGTTCATTTCGTTAACCAAGTATTCATCCCTAACACGACTTCTCAGAGTAACTGCTTACTCTTTCCGATTTGTTTACAACTGCAGATGTCGAAGGACTGACCGTCAAAGTGGTCGATTGCTAGTGGCGGAGTTGGAGCGTGCTCAAAAGTTCTGGATCGGCAACGCCCAAGTGAAAAGTTTCCCACAAGAGAAACCAGCGGGTATCTCCCAAGAGTAG
- the LOC140945187 gene encoding uncharacterized protein produces MDCHEKVRHEGVEHVRNELRRQYWILRCRTAARKILHRCSYCRRRRVKPEPPLMAGLPADRLRVAPAFSKVGVDFFGPLKVKYLRKQEKRCGCLFTCLVTRGVHLEVVHSLSTDSFFMSLRRFIARRAPHMGGVWERLVRSCKKALDVVLQNQVLTDEVLLTAITEDESLVNSLPLTEVSSDADDLEALTPNHFLIGRATPNLPPRIFAAKEISSQKRWRQAQVITTHIWKRWLHEYLPGLTARKKWFQAVPNLKVGDLVLIVDYGTPRGCWPLGRIVTVFPGSDNVVRSAEVRTKFGLLRRPVAKLALLEECSPN; encoded by the exons ATGGACTGTCATGAGAAAGTGAGGCATGAAGGTGTTGAACATGTTCGGAACGAACTGAGACGACAGTATTGGATCCTACGTTGCCGTACAGCTGCAAGGAAGATTCTACACCGATGTTCATACTGCAGAAGGAGAAGAGTAAAGCCAGAACCACCTTTAATGGCGGGACTACCTGCCGACCGCCTGCGGGTTGCACCCGCATTCTCAAAGGTTGGAGTAGATTTCTTTGGACCTCTGAAAGTGAAGTACCTCAGGAAGCAAGAAAAAAGATGTGGCTGCCTTTTTACCTGCCTTGTAACTAGAGGAGTACATCTCGAAGTCGTCCACTCCTTGTCTACTGATTCTTTCTTTATGTCTCTCCGACGGTTTATCGCAAGGAGAG CACCCCACATGGGGGGAGTATGGGAACGTTTGGTAAGATCCTGCAAGAAAGCCCTTGACGTTGTTTTGCAGAATCAAGTTCTGACGGATGAGGTGTTGTTAACTGCAATTACTGAAGATGAATCCCTAGTCAACAGTCTTCCATTGACTGAAGTGAGTTCAGATGCGGACGATCTTGAAGCGTTAACCCCAAACCACTTCCTCATTGGCAGAGCAACCCCCAACTTGCCACCTAGAATCTTCGCTGCTAAGGAGATATCAAGCCAAAAGCGCTGGCGACAAGCGCAAGTCATCACCACTCACATTTGGAAAAGATGGTTGCATGAGTATTTACCTGGTTTAACTGCCCGCAAGAAATGGTTCCAAGCTGTACCTAACCTGAAGGTTGGTGACCTCGTGCTCATAGTTGACTATGGAACTCCAAGAGGGTGCTGGCCTCTTGGCAGGATTGTGACCGTTTTCCCTGGATCTGACAATGTTGTAAGATCAGCTGAAGTGAGGACAAAGTTTGGTCTATTAAGACGCCCTGTAGCGAAATTAGCCCTTTTGGAAGAGTGTTCGCCCAACTGA
- the LOC140946394 gene encoding vitamin K-dependent gamma-carboxylase-like — protein MDKKTAPEKVEKSQSSLLNRFFQFMTSPTDPSNLAVIRILFGLLMILDIPQERSLLFIHKHFGDDTCHFPLFNFIQPLPVDWMHVVYLMMFLGACGIFLGFMFRLSCFSFMITYWYIFLLEKCRWNNHSYLYGLISFMLLLSDANRYWSLDGLFNPEIKNAHVPKWNYVLLRFQIFLVYFYAGIKKIDMDWMTGYSMTGLSREWVFDPFRLFLSDEKIDLFLVHIGGLAFDLSEGFLLAFDKTRPIGILFGAMFHGMNSQMFEIGMFPYAMMATMPLFCAYNWPKKVLSFLPTFMASILPSLDDPQTSTHCVYPVSTVSEDKQQLDREKTAEKNQTPGTKHKALVLIVLTYIGIQLFLPYSHFITKGYNSWTQGLYGYSWDMMVHSWSTQHVRVKVVDQVSGEVTFIRPTAWLREGRMRRWNSHPDMIKQYVNCMAEKLKSFKELNITEPAIYLDVWRSMNKRFQQRMVDPTVDIVKAPWSPWKHTPWMLPLLTELSPWREKLTQIKKELKEKSNFSDITFVSDFPGLFLENFVAEDLNTSLTLLHGQVKVEFNNTNHTVNVGEEITLPSNDTHLVYTVSDTPSCWMYIYMNTTEWNNETIRNWILYPETIPQRQEYKLLKENTTRLELLKAFVANKYFIFRQSFVNTYYALTHLTLGIEEPMEDEEDDSTAAETGDEADKKTDDGNTLSSADDTGHVADEARDKATGQESDHHKQEL, from the exons ATGGACAAGAAAACTGCACCAGAAAAGGTTGAGAAGAGTCAGTCCAGTCTGTTGAACAGGTTCTTCCAGTTTATGACATCACCAACAGATCCATCAAATCTTGCTGTGATAAGAATCTTATTTG GTCTACTTATGATTCTCGACATTCCTCAAGAGCGCAGTTTGCTGTTCATTCATAAACATTTTGGTGATGATACCTGCCATTTTCCATTGTTCAATTTCATTCAGCCACTGCCTGTAGACTGGATGCATGTTGTTTATCTGATGATGTTCCTAGGAGCTTGTGGAATTTTTCTTGGATTCATGTTTCGCCTGAGCTGCTTTTCATTCATGATAACATACTGGTATATTTTTCTGTTGGAGAAGTGTCGATGGAATAACCATTCTTATCTCTACGGACTGATATCTTTTATGCTTCTTCTGAGTGATGCCAATCGTTACTG GTCTCTAGATGGACTTTTCAATCCAGAAATAAAGAATGCTCATGTACCAAAATGGAACTATGTTCTGCTGCGTTTTCAG ATTTTCCTTGTATATTTCTATGCTGGCATTAAGAAGATCGATATGGACTGGATGACAGGCTATTCCATGACTGGCCTTTCTCGCGAATGGGTCTTTGATCCCTTTCGTTTGTTTCTTTCTGACGAAAAAATTGACTTGTTTCTAGTTCATATTGGTGGATTAGCATTCGATCTCTCAGAGGGTTTTCTTCTTGCTTTCGACAAGACCCGTCCTATTGGAATATTGTTTGGTGCTATGTTCCATGGTATGAATTCACAGATGTTTGAGATTGGTATGTTTCCATACGCCATGATGGCTACCATGCCTCTGTTTTGCGCTTACAACTGGCCAAAGAAGGTTTTGTCCTTTCTACCCACCTTCATGGCTAGCATTCTACCATCGCTTGATGATCCTCAAACTAGTACACACTGTGTATATCCAGTATCCACCGTGAGTGAAGATAAACAGCAGCTTGATAGAGAGAAAACAGCAGAGAAAAATCAAACCCCTGGAACAAAGCACAAAGCTCTTGTGTTAATTGTACTAACTTACATAGGAATACAGCTCTTCCTTCCATATTCACACTTCATAACTAAG GGATATAATTCGTGGACTCAAGGTCTGTATGGCTACTCCTGGGACATGATGGTGCATTCATGGAGTACTCAGCATGTTAGGGTTAAAGTAGTGGACCAGGTGTCAGGAGAGGTCACTTTTATAAGGCCCACG gcGTGGCTAAGAGAAGGAAGGATGAGACGCTGGAACTCTCATCCAGACATGATCAAACAGTATGTAAACTGTATGGCTGAAAAGCTTAAATCCTTCAAAGAACTCAATATCACGGAGCCAGCGATCTACCTAGACGTGTGGCGATCAATGAACAAACGTTTTCAACAGCGTATGGTCGATCCCACCGTAGACATCGTGAAAGCTCCATGGTCGCCATGGAAACACACCCCTTGGATGCTGCCATTACTTACAGAGCTTTCACCATGGCGCGAAAAGTTGACTCAGATAAAAAAGGAGTTGAAAGAGAAGTCAAATTTTAGCGACATAACGTTTGTTTCTGATTTTCCTGGCcttttcttggaaaattttgtgGCTGAAGACCTTAACACGTCGTTAACTTTGTTACATG GGCAAGTTAAGGTGGAGTTTAATAATACAAACCACACTGTAAACGTCGGTGAGGAAATCACTCTGCCATCAAATGACACTCACTTGGTATACACTGTGTCTGATACGCCATCATGTTGGATGTACATTTACATGAATACGACCGAGTGGAACAACGAGACCATTAGAAACTGGATTCTTTACCCAG AAACAATTCCGCAGAGACAGGAATATAAATTGTTAAAGGAAAACACAACCCGTTTGGAGTTGCTTAAAGCGTTTGTGGCCAATAAATACTTCATATTCAGACAAAGTTTTGTGAACACATACTACGCTCTGACCCATTTGACTCTCGGGATTGAAGAACCGATGGAGGACGAAGAGGATGATTCCACTGCCGCGGAGACTGGGGACGAAGCAGATAAGAAAACAGATGATGGAAACACCTTATCTAGTGCTGACGACACAGGTCACGTGGCTGATGAAGCACGTGACAAAGCCACTGGCCAGGAAAGCGATCATCACAAAcaagaactttga
- the LOC140946093 gene encoding uncharacterized protein — MLNMDDTNGSCIPRERQNSNPFRFTSGHEEVPRNNETEKNCNSAPFKVPEKEAKPAPSPRPARRSRKLSLFSFHFNSKEKEDKGKTRRASQPSYNYGTTPSPTTLSAPIELWSRENTVSTGSLNSFSSLDSSPTNSRKCSSVTCLVERENLVIHDIIQETLKLQFENVMEYKREICDRLAKNVCQLVKRRVEVMKEATKLPCKIVSVVYVGAIRDYGIEVFSQALLDSDKDNFTVASYRNGKVFAVGGIMVIPLEN, encoded by the coding sequence ATGCTAAACATGGATGATACAAACGGCTCATGCATTCCGCGCGAGCGACAAAATTCAAACCCATTTCGTTTCACCTCTGGTCACGAAGAGGTGCCACGGAACAACGAGACAGAGAAAAACTGCAACAGTGCTCCATTCAAAGTGcctgaaaaagaagcaaaaccAGCTCCATCTCCCAGACCTGCTAGAAGATCGAGGAAGCTTTCTTTATTTTCGTTTCACTTCAACTCCAAAGAAAAGGAAGATAAAGGGAAAACGCGGCGTGCATCGCAACCCTCCTATAATTACGGAACGACTCCCTCGCCTACAACTCTATCAGCACCGATAGAACTTTGGTCGCGCGAAAATACTGTGAGTACTGGCTCGCTGAACAGTTTCAGTAGTCTAGATAGTTCACCCACTAATTCTAGGAAATGTTCTTCAGTAACTTGCCTTGTCGAGAGAGAGAACTTGGTCATCCATGACATCATTCAAGAGACACTCAAACTACAGTTTGAGAACGTTATGGAATATAAGCGGGAGATTTGCGATCGCTTGGCGAAAAATGTGTGTCAGCTGGTGAAACGACGTGTGGAGGTGATGAAAGAGGCCACGAAACTACCCTGCAAAATTGTGTCTGTGGTGTATGTTGGGGCTATCAGAGACTACGGGATCGAGGTTTTTAGTCAAGCTTTATTAGACTCAGATAAAGACAATTTTACGGTTGCAAGCTACAGGAATGGAAAAGTATTTGCTGTTGGCGGGATTATGGTGATTCCGTTGGAAAATTAG
- the LOC140946475 gene encoding uncharacterized protein, producing MNVYKQMVVKIAPEKVSPIIRIETNDIEPFSVVQTSPVLAFDSGPKFEAKPLELDLRNLPSVDSPELDSSLRDLLMENMRSASTVNEDNDDAVSEISTCSSVVTLETVEEGESGNLPIVHRKTSRASSFTAGSKTRPSEGSTSSYHSSSEAEEEDGIKTAMKKSARKISDLFTFNAPSFSGNGTNADEIEEARPPAGERRRKLSITRRISPLSLHGIFTGNQSGVSNNKQDPTVEKTENSKKTRKLSLTMFNKPPSEKERKRRNTDPQLPPNQQINTTIENEEKKNKDISSIRKESQTKPLPEQALFKEEDVKIHDLIKHVLRAHMLSIKEYKRETCDRVCKSICRILKTLVSSMKAVDNVPQCKVVCQAYIGSVREQGLFASVQTLWENEKDNFAAASFRSNSLFGFASVMTTTLY from the coding sequence ATGAACGTCTATAAGCAAATGGTTGTTAAGATCGCGCCCGAGAAGGTTTCGCCGATCATACGAATAGAAACAAACGATATAGAACCGTTTAGCGTCGTACAGACGTCACCTGTGTTAGCTTTTGATTCGGGCCCCAAGTTTGAGGCGAAACCATTGGAACTGGACTTAAGGAATCTTCCAAGTGTTGACTCCCCTGAGCTGGACAGTTCTTTGCGAGACTTGCTCATGGAAAACATGAGATCTGCTAGTACTGTTAACGAAGATAACGATGATGCTGTCTCGGAAATTTCAACCTGCAGTTCGGTCGTGACTCTGGAAACAGTTGAGGAAGGTGAATCAGGGAACCTTCCGATAGTTCACCGGAAGACGTCGAGAGCGTCTTCGTTTACTGCCGGTTCAAAGACGAGACCTTCCGAAGGAAGCACCAGTAGCTATCATTCTTCCAGTGAAGCTGAGGAAGAAGATGGCATAAAGACAGCAATGAAAAAATCCGCGAGGAAAATTTCAGACCTGTTTACGTTTAATGCGCCAAGTTTTAGTGGAAACGGAACAAATGCAGATGAAATTGAGGAAGCGAGACCGCCAGCTGGAGAAAGGAGACGAAAGCTGAGCATTACAAGAAGAATTTCACCGTTATCTTTGCACGGAATTTTTACTGGGAATCAATCCGGCGTAAGCAACAACAAACAAGACCCTACTGTAGAAAAAACcgaaaacagcaaaaagacaAGGAAACTTTCATTAACAATGTTCAACAAACCTCCATCTgagaaggaaaggaaaagaagaaacacCGACCCGCAACTACCTCCCAACCAACAAATCAACACAACCATTgaaaacgaagaaaagaaaaacaaggacATATCCTCGATACGAAAAGAATCTCAAACCAAACCCCTGCCAGAGCAGGCCTTGTTTAAAGAGGAAGATGTTAAAATTCATGACCTTATTAAACACGTTCTACGCGCCCACATGCTCTCAATAAAGGAATACAAGCGAGAAACGTGTGATCGCGTTTGTAAAAGCATCTGCAGAATCCTAAAAACTCTTGTGTCTTCCATGAAAGCAGTGGATAATGTACCGCAATGTAAGGTTGTGTGTCAAGCCTACATTGGTTCAGTGAGAGAGCAAGGATTGTTCGCATCAGTTCAAACTCTgtgggaaaatgaaaaagacaatTTCGCTGCAGCGAGTTTTAGAAGTAATTCTTTATTTGGTTTTGCGTCGGTTATGACGACAACGCTGTATTGA
- the LOC140946476 gene encoding mitochondrial import inner membrane translocase subunit Tim29-like: protein MAARLRNFRSAFGKVNQINSMFLPQFENLKQRKLGRSAINIFTDYKAVFKDFYLQAKEKPFRFLTALATFGGLYYIYEHNPDVNSYEDALLESSNELLQISHLIRNPASDSYVQNLLKFRNQERLRIQSLGLLSLVWVSEFGPGCDLYEKHCYYTQPRWKTFPQKVIDVGFLGHWLFLEKAMKDFDVNEAELADCPPDT from the coding sequence ATGGCCGCCAGGCTGAGGAATTTTAGGAGCGCGTTTGGAAAAGTAAATCAGATAAACAGCATGTTTTTGCCTCAATTTGAAAACTTGAAGCAAAGAAAGCTTGGAAGGTCAGCCATTAATATTTTCACCGACTACAAAGCCGTGTTCAAGGACTTTTACTTGCAGGCAAAAGAAAAACCATTTCGATTTCTTACGGCGCTGGCCACTTTTGGTGGTCTGTATTACATTTATGAGCACAACCCAGACGTTAATTCCTATGAGGACGCTCTGTTGGAATCCTCAAATGAACTGTTACAGATCAGTCATCTAATAAGGAATCCAGCGTCGGACAGTTACGTCCAAAACTTGCTGAAATTTCGTAACCAGGAGAGACTAAGAATTCAAAGTTTGGGCCTCCTCTCGCTAGTATGGGTATCAGAATTTGGGCCAGGCTGCGATCTTTATGAAAAACACTGCTACTATACTCAGCCCAGGTGGAAGACATTTCCTCAAAAGGTGATTGATGTGGGGTTCCTCGGACATTGGCTTTTCCTGGAGAAGGCTATGAAAGATTTTGATGTAAATGAAGCTGAATTGGCAGACTGTCCTCCTGACACATAG